In Exiguobacterium acetylicum, the genomic stretch ATTCGAGGCTTCGTTCCCGTATGAGGAAACGGTCGATCAATTGCGATCGATTGCTGAAATCAAGAAGGATATGGAACGTCCGCGTCCGATGGATCGTCTATTATGTGGCGACGTTGGATACGGGAAAACAGAAGTTGCGATTCGAGCGGCGTTCAAGGCGGTCATGTCTGGAAAACAAGTCGCATTACTCGTACCGACGACCGTCCTTGCGCAACAACACTACGAAACGATGCTTGAGCGATTCAGTGAATGGCCGATTCGTGTGTCGGTCATGAGCCGGTTCCGTTCGCCAGCAGAATTAAAGGCGACGAAACAAGGACTAAAAGAGGGAACGATCGATGTCGTCGTCGGGACACACCGTGTGCTGTCGAAAGACGTCCAGTTTGCTGATATCGGATTATTGATCATTGATGAAGAGCAACGATTCGGTGTGAAACACAAAGAGCGTCTGAAACAGTTGAAGACGAACGTTGACGTCTTGACGTTGACGGCGACACCGATTCCACGGACATTGCACATGTCGATGATCGGGATCCGCGATCTCTCGGTCCTTGAGACCCCACCTGAAAACCGTTATCCGGTCCAGACGTATGTCATGGAATACGACGGAATCGTCATGCGGGAAGCACTTGAACGAGAACTCGGTCGAGGGGGACAAGCGTTCTTCCTTTATAACCGGGTCGAAGGCATCGAGCGAAAGGCAGAAGAGATTCGCGCGCTCGTACCGGAAGCACGGATTGTCACGGCGCACGGTCGGATGACGGAAACCGAACTCGAGAGTCAGTTGATCGCATTCTTCGAAGGAGACGCGGATGTTCTTGTCAGTACGACGATCATCGAGACAGGAATCGACATTCCGAACGTCAATACGTTGATCGTTCATGACGCGGATCAAATGGGCTTATCGCAGCTATATCAATTGCGCGGTCGTGTTGGTCGATCAAGTCGCGTTGCTTATTCGTACTTTACGTACCGTCCGCAAAAACGATTGACGGAAGTCGCAGAAAGTCGTCTACAGGCGATCAAGGAATTCACGGAGCTCGGTAGCGGCTTTAAGATCGCGATGCGCGACTTATCGATTCGTGGTGCGGGGAACTTACTCGGTTCCCAACAATCGGGCTTCATCGACTCCGTTGGTTTCGATCTTTATTCGCAGATGCTCGCAGAAGCGGTTGAAGAACGCAAAGAGCGGATGAAAGGTAAAAAACGTGTCCAGAAATTCGTTCCCGAGTTCACGTTCAGTCTTGATGCGTATATTCCATCGCACTACATGACGGACTCCGAGCTAAAAATCGAGTTTTATAAACGTTTGAAATATGTCGATACCGTCGACAGTCTCGAACAACTTGAAACAGAGATGCTCGAACGATTCGGTGAGTTCCCTGATGAGGTTGCGCGTTTGATCCAATTGACACGGATGCGGATTTTTGCCGAACGAGCGCGTGTCGAACGCGTCAAACAAACCGATCCGAAAATCGAGATCGTCTTGTCGCTCCAATCTACACAGCAGCTTGACGTGGCGGACTTCGTCAAGTGGACCGTTCCGCTTGGACGTGGTCTAGGGATGGGACAACAAGAACAGAAACTCGTCTTGACGCTGAACCGCAACAAGCAGTCGACGCAACAGATGACAATGCAAGCAGAACAGTTGCTAGCAGAGCTTGATCGTCGGCTCGTCGCACGATGAATAGACGAACGATTGCGCAAGGCGCAGCACTGCTTGCAATCTCTAGTTATATCTCGAAACTGCTCAGCTTCTTTTACCGGATTCCGTATCAGAACCTTGCTGGTGACTTCGGACTGTACGTCTATCAGACGGTTTATCCCTTATTCGCGATAGCGGCAGCGCTTGGAATTTATGCGCTGCCCGTCATCGTGGCGAAGTTGACGCTTCACCACCCGGATGAGAAACGGGAAGTCCTTTGGTCGATTTTTTATGTCTTACTTGCGATGACGGTCTTTTTTGGTCTGCTCGGATGGTGGATTGCCCCGACACTCGCAGGCTGGTTTGGGGACGACAAACTCGTTGTTCCGTTGCGAGCTGTCACGTGTACATTTTATTTACTACCGGTGATTGCCGTTCTTAGAGGCATGTTTCAAGCAGATCTCGAGATGCGACCGACGGCTGTATCCCAAGTCTCTGAAAATGCCGTCCGTGTCGGACTCTTGTTGCTCGTGACCTATATCGGCGTCTCGATGCAGGCAGATCCGTACTGGATTGGTGCCAGTGCCCATCTGACAGCAATCGGCGGCAGCATCGTTTCGTTATTCGTCCTGTTACGTTTTGCGAAAGGGAAGATCGGTCGCCCTGTGTTTTCAGGTATTCATGTACGTCGGGTTGGGAAAGTGCTCGTGACAAGCGGGGTGGCGGTCAGTATCGCCTCACTTGCTTTATTGCTGATGCAATTGATCGATGGATTGACGTTCGTCAATCTACTTGGTAATACGACGGAGACGAAAATTGAAAAAGGGGTGCTCGATCGTGGGTATCCGTTACTCCAATTCGCAATTCTCTTTGCAACGTCGATGAGTCTTGCGAGTGTTCCGTCCTTATCAACCGCATATCGAAAGCAT encodes the following:
- a CDS encoding putative polysaccharide biosynthesis protein translates to MNRRTIAQGAALLAISSYISKLLSFFYRIPYQNLAGDFGLYVYQTVYPLFAIAAALGIYALPVIVAKLTLHHPDEKREVLWSIFYVLLAMTVFFGLLGWWIAPTLAGWFGDDKLVVPLRAVTCTFYLLPVIAVLRGMFQADLEMRPTAVSQVSENAVRVGLLLLVTYIGVSMQADPYWIGASAHLTAIGGSIVSLFVLLRFAKGKIGRPVFSGIHVRRVGKVLVTSGVAVSIASLALLLMQLIDGLTFVNLLGNTTETKIEKGVLDRGYPLLQFAILFATSMSLASVPSLSTAYRKHDPQMMRKQLETLLRSGLLIAAAATIGLMGVMRPLNIALYQDDQGTAGLIWLAATAFAASIAMMIISCLQSVDAEKYALVGVLVGLGAKLVLNLYFIPRYGMIGAGMATFGGFAVMAAAQWTLLNRKFGRVSAGNTFYRRLVLPVLAMGVFLYLIETFFQLFELETRIGAALEVGVLVVGGAIIYGSMALRVRALTEQEWALLPLGDKLYQMYQRRRSI